From one Micromonospora siamensis genomic stretch:
- a CDS encoding transglycosylase domain-containing protein, giving the protein MIRAHLDKIFTVLIAGSLAGLVLAVAALPAALVLGLGVGAIATPWSDLPDSLRTPPTVQRSNLYANDGNTLITSFYVEDRVDVPLAGVAPVMRQAIVAAEDVRFYQHRGVDVRGVVRAFTVNRRDGATRQGASTLTMQYVRNALAGDPRLTAQQRARATEISTGRKLREMRYALALERTLDKDQILSRYLNIAYFGAGAYGIAAASKRYFSKSPAQLTLAEAALLAGLVRSPATDDPINGDAAAALARRSYVLDRLVETGQVPAAEAAKARTEKLALDPSETPNDCAAVPAEHNDWGFFCDWFTRWWGAQPAFGASVDERQGLLRRGGFRIVSSLDPAVQATTRSQVLGIYSTDDPLAVPTAVVQPGTGRVLAMAVNRDYGVAGNPPGQKNYPNTVNQLIAGGGTIAGYQAGSTFKLFTLLAALEAGLPLDTRFDAPHRLLTRFPASGGPASCAGRWCPANADLTGMDGQRTMWSAFGRSVNTYFAWLAERVGADRVVEMAERLGIVFRAEDDAKLARYSARDWGAFTLGVSATTPLDLAGAYATLAAEGTWCAPSPVRSIIDPSGRPVAAGRPDCRQVLDTDVARAATDAARCPVGDQSMYGRCDGGTAPQLGPRLGRPVAGKTGSSERNETESVVAFTPQLAVASIAANPDDPRDAVGKAVQKEMIDAVGRVLATTLRDEPRRDFVPPSESIAFRQAGPRDGN; this is encoded by the coding sequence ATGATCCGGGCCCATCTCGACAAGATCTTCACCGTGCTCATCGCCGGTTCGCTGGCCGGGCTGGTGCTGGCCGTGGCGGCCCTGCCGGCCGCGCTGGTCCTCGGGCTCGGCGTCGGCGCGATCGCCACGCCCTGGTCCGACCTGCCGGACTCGCTGCGTACCCCACCGACCGTCCAGCGGTCGAACCTGTACGCCAACGACGGCAACACCCTGATCACCTCCTTCTACGTGGAGGACCGGGTGGACGTGCCGCTGGCCGGGGTGGCGCCGGTGATGCGCCAGGCCATCGTGGCCGCCGAGGACGTCCGCTTCTACCAGCACCGGGGGGTGGACGTCCGGGGGGTGGTACGTGCCTTCACGGTCAACCGGCGCGACGGCGCCACCCGGCAGGGCGCCTCGACGCTGACCATGCAGTACGTCCGCAACGCGCTCGCCGGCGACCCGCGGCTCACCGCCCAGCAGCGGGCCCGGGCCACCGAGATCAGCACCGGTCGCAAGCTGCGCGAGATGCGCTACGCCCTGGCCCTGGAACGCACCCTGGACAAGGACCAGATCCTCAGCCGCTACCTCAACATCGCCTACTTCGGCGCCGGGGCGTACGGGATCGCCGCCGCCAGCAAGCGGTACTTCTCCAAGTCGCCGGCCCAACTGACGCTGGCCGAGGCGGCCCTGCTGGCCGGCCTGGTCCGCTCACCGGCCACCGACGACCCGATCAACGGCGACGCCGCCGCCGCCCTGGCCCGCCGGTCGTACGTGCTGGACCGGCTGGTCGAGACCGGCCAGGTGCCGGCCGCCGAGGCGGCGAAGGCCCGGACCGAGAAGCTGGCCCTGGACCCGAGCGAGACGCCGAACGACTGCGCGGCGGTGCCCGCCGAGCACAACGACTGGGGCTTCTTCTGCGACTGGTTCACCCGCTGGTGGGGAGCCCAGCCGGCGTTCGGGGCGTCGGTCGACGAGCGGCAGGGCCTGCTGCGGCGCGGCGGCTTCCGGATCGTCTCGTCGCTGGACCCGGCGGTGCAGGCCACCACCCGCAGCCAGGTGCTGGGCATCTACTCCACCGACGACCCGCTGGCCGTGCCGACCGCGGTGGTGCAGCCCGGCACCGGGCGGGTGCTGGCCATGGCGGTGAACCGCGACTACGGCGTCGCCGGCAACCCGCCCGGCCAGAAGAACTACCCGAACACCGTCAACCAGCTGATCGCCGGCGGCGGGACGATCGCCGGCTACCAGGCCGGCTCGACGTTCAAGCTGTTCACCCTGCTCGCCGCCCTGGAGGCCGGCCTGCCGCTGGACACCCGGTTCGACGCCCCGCACCGGCTGCTGACCCGGTTCCCGGCCTCGGGCGGCCCGGCCAGCTGCGCCGGCCGCTGGTGCCCGGCCAACGCCGACCTCACCGGGATGGACGGGCAGCGGACGATGTGGAGCGCCTTCGGCCGCTCGGTGAACACGTACTTCGCCTGGCTGGCGGAGCGGGTCGGCGCGGACCGGGTGGTGGAGATGGCCGAGCGGCTGGGCATCGTGTTCCGCGCCGAGGACGACGCCAAGCTGGCCCGCTACTCGGCCCGGGACTGGGGGGCGTTCACCCTCGGGGTCTCCGCCACCACCCCGCTCGACCTGGCGGGCGCGTACGCCACCCTGGCCGCCGAGGGGACCTGGTGCGCGCCGTCGCCGGTCCGGTCGATCATCGACCCATCGGGGCGCCCGGTGGCCGCCGGCCGGCCGGACTGCCGCCAGGTGCTCGACACCGACGTGGCCCGGGCGGCCACCGACGCGGCCCGCTGCCCGGTCGGCGACCAGTCCATGTACGGCCGCTGCGACGGCGGCACCGCCCCGCAGTTGGGCCCCCGGCTCGGCCGGCCGGTGGCGGGCAAGACCGGCAGCTCGGAGCGGAACGAGACCGAGTCGGTGGTCGCCTTCACCCCGCAGCTGGCGGTCGCCTCGATCGCGGCGAACCCGGACGACCCGCGCGACGCGGTGGGCAAGGCGGTGCAGAAGGAGATGATCGACGCCGTCGGCCGGGTGCTCGCCACCACGCTGCGCGACGAGCCGCGGCGGGACTTCGTCCCACCGAGCGAGTCGATCGCGTTCCGCCAGGCCGGTCCCCGGGACGGCAACTGA
- a CDS encoding arsenate reductase/protein-tyrosine-phosphatase family protein, with amino-acid sequence MPPFTVLHVCMGNICRSPMAERLLVLALRERLGRLDVDPARADELLHSHSAGTGGWHAGEEMNPPAARQVLARGGDVDGFAARKLRSDHIDAADLVLTATADQHEYVLALRPDAAARTFVLGEFGRLLPAVDLAALPAAAATPDAVHARGVALVAAVHEARRGASALTTDDLDDPWGRGDQCFSRVADEIEEAVHPLAAGLLP; translated from the coding sequence GTGCCGCCGTTCACCGTCCTGCACGTGTGCATGGGCAACATCTGTCGCTCCCCGATGGCCGAGCGGCTGCTGGTGCTCGCCCTGCGGGAGCGGTTGGGCCGGCTGGACGTCGACCCGGCCCGGGCCGACGAGCTGCTGCACAGCCACAGCGCCGGCACCGGCGGCTGGCACGCCGGTGAGGAGATGAACCCGCCGGCGGCCCGGCAGGTGCTCGCCCGCGGCGGCGACGTCGACGGCTTCGCCGCGCGCAAGCTGCGCTCGGACCACATCGACGCCGCGGACCTGGTGCTCACCGCCACCGCCGACCAGCACGAGTACGTGCTGGCGCTGCGCCCCGACGCGGCCGCCCGGACGTTCGTCCTGGGTGAGTTCGGCCGGCTGCTGCCGGCGGTGGACCTGGCCGCCCTGCCCGCGGCGGCGGCCACGCCGGACGCGGTCCACGCCCGCGGTGTCGCCCTGGTGGCCGCCGTCCACGAGGCCCGCCGGGGCGCGTCCGCGTTGACCACGGACGACCTGGACGACCCGTGGGGTCGCGGCGACCAGTGCTTCAGCCGGGTCGCCGACGAGATCGAGGAAGCCGTCCACCCTCTCGCCGCCGGTCTGCTGCCCTGA
- a CDS encoding L-threonylcarbamoyladenylate synthase — protein sequence MLYDCRSPADRDRGIAAAIEAVKNGELVVLPTDTVYGIGADAFTPYAVKALADAKGQGRQASPPVLIGSRHTLDGLVFSLPRAARDLVEAFWPGALTIVVEHSPTLSWDLGDDTGTVAVRMPLHPVALEVLRETGPMAVSSANRTGQPAAVTAEEARDQLAYSVRAYLEAGPCPDPVPSTIVDVTGEVPQVLRRGAIPIQKLRDVVPDILDAREA from the coding sequence ATGCTCTACGACTGCCGGTCGCCCGCCGACCGGGACCGCGGCATCGCTGCGGCCATCGAGGCGGTCAAGAACGGCGAGCTGGTCGTCCTGCCGACGGACACCGTCTACGGGATCGGCGCGGACGCGTTCACCCCGTACGCGGTCAAGGCCCTGGCGGACGCGAAGGGCCAGGGCCGGCAGGCGTCGCCGCCGGTGCTGATCGGCTCCCGGCACACCCTCGACGGCCTGGTCTTCTCGCTGCCCCGGGCGGCCCGCGACCTGGTCGAGGCGTTCTGGCCGGGCGCGCTCACCATCGTGGTCGAGCACTCGCCCACGCTGAGCTGGGACCTGGGCGACGACACGGGCACGGTGGCGGTCCGGATGCCGCTGCACCCCGTGGCCCTGGAGGTGCTGCGGGAGACCGGCCCGATGGCCGTCTCCTCGGCCAACCGGACCGGTCAGCCGGCCGCGGTCACCGCGGAGGAGGCCCGTGACCAGCTGGCCTACTCGGTGCGCGCCTACCTGGAGGCGGGCCCCTGCCCGGACCCGGTGCCGAGCACGATCGTGGACGTGACCGGCGAGGTGCCGCAGGTGCTCCGTCGGGGCGCCATCCCGATCCAGAAGCTGCGCGACGTGGTCCCGGACATCCTCGACGCCCGGGAGGCGTGA
- the prmC gene encoding peptide chain release factor N(5)-glutamine methyltransferase, with product MSGAARRLADAGVDAARAEAEQLAAYVLGVPRGRLALADGFGPEQLRRFEELVARRADREPLQHLTGTAGFRHLELAVGPGVFVPRPETELLAGWGVARGREAADRPLVVDLCSGSGAIALAVAQELPAARVVAVERSPEALRWLRRNAADRAAAGDRPVEVVVADVTDPELLADLAGRVDVLLCNPPYVPRSVVVPPEVAGHDPDEAVFGGADGLAVIRPVVRRAAELLRPGGVLGIEHDDTHGTAVPELLAADGRFTSVTEHHDLAGRPRFATASRRPDGDRADAGPAWQTGSS from the coding sequence GTGTCCGGCGCCGCCCGGCGGCTGGCCGACGCCGGCGTCGACGCGGCCCGGGCCGAGGCGGAGCAGCTCGCCGCGTACGTGCTGGGGGTGCCGCGGGGTCGGCTGGCCCTGGCCGACGGCTTCGGCCCGGAGCAGTTGCGCCGCTTCGAGGAGCTGGTGGCCCGGCGGGCCGACCGCGAGCCGTTGCAGCACCTGACCGGGACGGCCGGCTTCCGGCACCTGGAGCTGGCGGTGGGCCCGGGCGTGTTCGTGCCCCGCCCGGAGACCGAGCTGCTGGCCGGCTGGGGGGTGGCCCGGGGCCGGGAGGCGGCGGACCGACCGCTGGTGGTGGACCTGTGCAGCGGTTCCGGCGCGATCGCCCTGGCGGTCGCCCAGGAGCTGCCGGCCGCCCGGGTGGTGGCGGTGGAACGCTCACCCGAGGCGTTGCGCTGGTTGCGGCGCAACGCGGCGGACCGGGCCGCGGCGGGGGACCGGCCGGTCGAGGTGGTGGTCGCCGACGTCACCGACCCGGAGCTGCTGGCCGACCTGGCCGGCAGGGTCGACGTGCTGCTCTGCAACCCGCCGTACGTGCCGCGCTCGGTGGTGGTCCCCCCGGAGGTGGCCGGGCACGACCCGGACGAGGCGGTCTTCGGCGGGGCGGACGGGCTGGCGGTGATCCGCCCGGTGGTGCGCCGGGCGGCGGAGCTGCTGCGCCCCGGCGGGGTGCTCGGCATCGAGCACGACGACACGCACGGCACGGCGGTGCCGGAACTGCTCGCCGCCGACGGCCGGTTCACGTCCGTGACGGAGCACCACGACCTGGCCGGGCGTCCCCGGTTCGCCACCGCGTCCCGCCGTCCGGACGGCGACCGCGCCGATGCCGGCCCGGCGTGGCAGACTGGCTCCTCGTGA
- a CDS encoding GGDEF domain-containing protein, with the protein MGWFDRVTDQVDALQHAERLQEVSRSAEACEILDRVVATTTDPYARAYALVQRLSALINLGRTAEYSRAIDQASTAVRDLAEPYLHGHLNALAALAAHHQGALDRCVTHLVKAARALGAAEDPDSRTAWGWHDLAMAYSYLSFHGYALGAIERARQLGTAAGIPEETFAAPGIRLRNAVALDHNGDSDGCLRVLRDVAADLARFVRAGRAGRIRPSSLAAYGYAAARRAAFGDRVDSGTDADPVRLLGHGGDSARARDMRELGRVCLAVADGRPIEAVTRLDRIRVGDETLGAAEPARLRSIALSRAGDHAAAHRTDRLAFRLAAQRNDRLRDVYIDGIAARIDHEEMRREAARYEGEALTDPLTGLPNRRRLERYIGAVVGRGERVVIGVCDLDGFKAVNTRHGHHSGDLVLQRIAGVINRVMRRGDFVARYGGDEFVVVLPGAGMGEAAEVARRIDAAVRDEDWESLVPGTPVGISIGFAEVGDGAGPSLRDALSAAFEAADREMLRAKARPRAS; encoded by the coding sequence GTGGGCTGGTTCGACCGGGTCACCGACCAGGTTGACGCCCTGCAGCACGCCGAACGCCTCCAGGAGGTGAGCCGGTCCGCCGAGGCGTGCGAGATCCTGGACCGGGTCGTCGCCACCACCACCGACCCCTACGCCCGGGCGTACGCGCTGGTGCAGCGCCTCTCCGCGCTGATCAACCTGGGCCGCACGGCGGAGTACAGCCGGGCCATCGACCAGGCCTCCACCGCCGTCCGGGACCTCGCCGAGCCGTACCTGCACGGGCACCTCAACGCGCTGGCCGCCCTCGCCGCCCACCACCAGGGCGCGCTGGACCGCTGCGTCACCCACCTGGTGAAGGCGGCCCGGGCGTTGGGCGCGGCGGAGGACCCGGACTCGCGTACCGCCTGGGGCTGGCACGACCTGGCGATGGCCTACTCCTACCTCAGCTTCCACGGGTACGCGCTGGGCGCCATCGAGCGGGCCCGCCAGCTCGGCACCGCCGCCGGCATCCCCGAGGAGACCTTCGCCGCCCCCGGCATCCGGCTGCGCAACGCGGTCGCCCTGGACCACAACGGCGACAGCGACGGCTGCCTGCGGGTGCTGCGGGACGTGGCCGCCGACCTGGCCCGGTTCGTCCGCGCCGGGCGGGCGGGCCGGATCCGGCCGAGCAGCCTGGCCGCGTACGGCTACGCCGCCGCCCGCCGCGCCGCCTTCGGCGACCGGGTGGACAGCGGCACCGACGCCGACCCGGTCCGGCTGCTCGGGCACGGCGGGGACAGCGCCCGGGCCCGCGACATGCGGGAACTCGGGCGGGTCTGCCTGGCGGTGGCGGACGGCCGCCCGATCGAGGCGGTCACCCGGCTGGACCGGATCCGGGTCGGCGACGAGACGCTGGGCGCGGCGGAGCCGGCGCGGCTGCGCAGCATCGCGCTGTCCCGGGCCGGTGACCACGCCGCCGCGCACCGCACCGACCGGCTGGCGTTCCGGCTCGCCGCGCAACGCAACGACCGGCTCCGCGACGTCTACATCGACGGCATCGCCGCCCGGATCGACCACGAGGAGATGCGCCGCGAGGCCGCCCGGTACGAGGGTGAGGCGCTCACCGACCCGCTGACCGGGCTGCCCAACCGGCGCCGGCTGGAGCGCTACATCGGCGCGGTGGTCGGCCGTGGGGAGCGGGTGGTGATCGGCGTCTGCGACCTGGACGGCTTCAAGGCGGTGAACACCCGGCACGGCCACCACTCCGGCGACCTGGTGCTGCAACGGATCGCCGGGGTGATCAACCGGGTGATGCGCCGGGGCGACTTCGTCGCCCGCTACGGCGGGGACGAGTTCGTGGTGGTGCTCCCCGGCGCCGGCATGGGTGAGGCCGCCGAGGTGGCCCGCCGGATCGACGCCGCGGTCCGGGACGAGGACTGGGAGTCCCTGGTGCCGGGCACCCCGGTCGGGATCAGCATCGGCTTCGCCGAGGTCGGCGACGGCGCCGGGCCGTCCCTGCGGGACGCCCTGAGCGCCGCCTTCGAGGCCGCCGACCGGGAGATGCTGCGCGCCAAGGCCCGCCCCCGGGCCAGCTGA
- the prfA gene encoding peptide chain release factor 1: MSSERLAALLDEYAELEKRLADPALHADQGTARRVGRRYAELVPLHKAAGELEQARADLAAARELAAEDPSFAAEAESIGAGLPALEERLAELLIPRDPHDAKDVIVEIKAGEGGEESALFAGDLLRMYTRYAERHGWLTEVIDAQDSDLGGVKDVSLAIKTKGVPEGGNGVWSRLKWEGGVHRVQRVPVTESQGRIHTSAAGVLVLPEAEDVDVTIDPNDLRIDVFRSSGPGGQSVNTTDSAVRITHVPTGITVSCQNEKSQLQNREQAMRILRARLLAAAQEQADAAASDARKAQVRTVDRSERIRTYNFPQNRITDHRIGYTAYNLDLALAGDLDGVLDALAEADRAARLAGEPDLSRR; encoded by the coding sequence ATGAGCAGTGAGCGCCTGGCCGCCCTCCTCGACGAGTACGCCGAGCTGGAGAAGCGGCTGGCCGATCCGGCGCTGCACGCCGACCAGGGCACCGCCCGCCGGGTGGGCCGCCGGTACGCCGAGCTGGTCCCGCTGCACAAGGCGGCCGGCGAGCTGGAGCAGGCGCGTGCCGACCTGGCGGCGGCCCGGGAGCTGGCGGCCGAGGACCCGTCCTTCGCGGCGGAGGCGGAGTCGATCGGGGCGGGCCTGCCGGCGCTGGAGGAGCGCCTCGCCGAGCTGCTCATCCCGCGCGACCCGCACGACGCCAAGGACGTGATCGTCGAGATCAAGGCCGGTGAGGGCGGCGAGGAGTCGGCGTTGTTCGCCGGCGACCTGCTGCGGATGTACACCCGGTACGCGGAGCGGCACGGCTGGCTCACCGAGGTGATCGACGCCCAGGACTCCGACCTCGGCGGCGTCAAGGACGTCTCCCTGGCGATCAAGACCAAGGGCGTGCCCGAGGGCGGCAACGGCGTCTGGTCCCGGCTGAAGTGGGAGGGCGGCGTGCACCGGGTGCAGCGGGTCCCGGTCACCGAGTCGCAGGGCCGGATCCACACCAGCGCCGCCGGCGTGCTGGTGCTGCCCGAGGCCGAGGACGTCGACGTCACCATCGACCCGAACGACCTGCGGATCGACGTGTTCCGGTCGTCCGGCCCGGGTGGGCAGTCGGTGAACACCACCGACTCGGCGGTGCGGATCACCCACGTGCCGACCGGGATCACCGTCTCCTGCCAGAACGAGAAGTCGCAGCTGCAGAACCGGGAGCAGGCGATGCGGATCCTGCGGGCCCGGCTGCTGGCCGCCGCCCAGGAGCAGGCCGACGCCGCCGCCTCGGACGCCCGCAAGGCGCAGGTCCGCACGGTGGACCGCTCGGAGCGGATCCGCACCTACAACTTCCCGCAGAACCGGATCACCGACCACCGGATCGGCTACACGGCGTACAACCTGGATCTGGCGCTCGCTGGTGACCTCGACGGTGTCCTGGACGCCCTCGCCGAGGCCGACCGCGCCGCCCGCCTGGCCGGGGAGCCGGACCTGTCCCGCCGCTGA
- the rpmE gene encoding 50S ribosomal protein L31, which translates to MKPNIHPEYTSTEVKCSCGNTFTTRSTAKGGSITVETCSACHPFYTGKQRVLDTAGRVAKFQQKYAKVQAKKAK; encoded by the coding sequence ATGAAGCCCAACATCCACCCGGAGTACACCTCGACCGAGGTCAAGTGCTCCTGCGGTAACACCTTCACGACCCGCAGCACCGCCAAGGGCGGCTCGATCACGGTCGAGACCTGCAGCGCCTGCCACCCGTTCTACACCGGTAAGCAGCGCGTCCTCGACACCGCGGGCCGGGTCGCGAAGTTCCAGCAGAAGTACGCCAAGGTTCAGGCGAAGAAGGCCAAGTAG
- a CDS encoding phosphatase domain-containing protein, with product MFRLIATRGLPASGKTTFARGLQPGVVRINRDDLRRMMHGERLFTQWAEGQVARAQRAQVEALLAARVSVCVDDTNLRSRTLRDWAELAERYGAAFEVHDFTDVPLDECLRRDAARPEADRVGEAAIRRLHERYLAHRPLPLPVPTAGTGGPGRVSRAEPERPDIVLVDIDGTVALNVSRSPYDMTRVGEDVPNEAVIAAVRAMHAAGHGVVFCSGRDASARPATVAWLARHVRVPYLALHLRAVGDQRKDAVVKREIYDREIRDRYRVVGVFDDRQQVVRMWRSLGLTVFQVAEGDF from the coding sequence ATGTTCCGCCTGATCGCCACCCGCGGCCTGCCCGCCTCCGGCAAGACCACCTTCGCCCGCGGCCTGCAACCCGGGGTGGTCCGGATCAACCGGGACGACCTGCGCCGGATGATGCACGGCGAGCGGCTGTTCACCCAGTGGGCCGAGGGGCAGGTGGCCCGGGCCCAGCGGGCGCAGGTGGAGGCGCTGCTGGCCGCCCGGGTGAGCGTCTGCGTGGACGACACCAACCTGCGCTCCCGGACGCTGCGCGACTGGGCGGAGCTGGCCGAGCGTTACGGCGCGGCGTTCGAGGTGCACGACTTCACCGACGTGCCGCTGGACGAGTGCCTGCGCCGGGACGCCGCCCGCCCGGAGGCCGACCGGGTCGGCGAGGCGGCCATCCGCCGGCTGCACGAGCGCTACCTGGCCCACCGGCCGCTGCCGCTACCGGTGCCGACGGCCGGCACCGGCGGGCCGGGCCGGGTGAGCCGGGCCGAGCCGGAACGACCGGACATCGTCCTGGTCGACATCGACGGGACCGTGGCGTTGAACGTCTCCCGCAGCCCGTACGACATGACCCGGGTCGGCGAGGACGTCCCCAACGAGGCGGTGATCGCGGCGGTACGGGCGATGCACGCGGCCGGACACGGGGTGGTCTTCTGCTCCGGCCGGGACGCCTCCGCCCGGCCCGCCACGGTGGCCTGGCTGGCCCGGCACGTCCGGGTGCCGTACCTGGCGCTGCACCTGCGGGCGGTCGGCGACCAGCGCAAGGACGCCGTCGTCAAGCGGGAGATCTACGACCGGGAGATCCGGGACCGCTACCGGGTCGTGGGGGTCTTCGACGACCGGCAGCAGGTGGTCCGGATGTGGCGCTCGCTCGGCCTGACCGTCTTCCAGGTCGCCGAGGGCGACTTCTGA